A portion of the Lolium rigidum isolate FL_2022 chromosome 1, APGP_CSIRO_Lrig_0.1, whole genome shotgun sequence genome contains these proteins:
- the LOC124685418 gene encoding peptidyl-prolyl cis-trans isomerase CYP40-like — translation MEGVTPAAAVAAEVKNPRVFMDVTIGGEMEGRIVIELYASVVPRTAENFRALCTGEKGVGAASGKPLHFKGSFFHRIIKGFMVQGGDFTAGDGTGGESIYGSKFEDENFILKHERKGILSMANSGPNTNGSQFFITTTRTPHLDGKHVVFGRVIKGMGVVRSCEHIPVGEADRPTADAVIFDCGELPEGADDGVVNFFKDGDMYPDWPNDLEEKPTEVSWWMDAVEYAKAFGNSNFKKQDYKTALRKYRKALRYLDVCWEKEEIDEEKSTALRKTKSIILTNSSACKMKLGDLTGALLDADFALRETDGNAKAFFRQGQAHMALNDIDAAVESFQNALDLEPSDGGIKRELAAAKKRVANRLDKERKSFARMFQSSGKSDENNKEDN, via the exons ATGGAGGGCGtgacaccggcggcggcggtggcggcggaggtgaaaAACCCGAGGGTCTTCATGGACGTCACcatcggcggcgagatggaggggaGGATCGTGATAGAGCTGTACGCGTCCGTCGTTCCGCGCACGGCGGAGAACTTCCGCGCGCTCTGCACGGGAGAGAAGGGCGTCGGCGCCGCCTCCGGCAAGCCGCTTCACTTCAAG GGATCATTCTTCCACCGCATTATCAAAGGTTTTATGGTACAAGGTGGAGATTTTACTGCTGGTGATGGAACGGGAGGGGAGTCAATTTATGGTTCAAAGTTTGAGGACGAGAACTTCATTTTAAAGCATGAGAGGAAAGGAATATTATCGATGGCTAATTCTGGTCCCAACACAAATGGATCTCAGTTTTTCATCACTACCACCCGAACACCTCACTTAGATGGGAAGCATGTAGTTTTTGGAAGAGTAATAAAGGGAATGGGGGTGGTTCGCTCATGTGAGCACATTCCTGTTGGAGAAGCTGACCGTCCCACAGCTGATGCCGTAATTTTTGATTGTGGGGAACTCCCTGAAGGTGCCGATGATGGAGTTGTGAACTTTTTCAAGGATGGTGACATGTATCCTGACTGGCCAAATGATCTTGAAGAGAAGCCTACAGAGGTTTCATGGTGGATGGATGCTGTGGAGTATGCTAAAGCTTTTGGGAACAGTAACTTTAAG AAACAAGATTACAAGACAGCCCTGAGAAAGTATAGAAAAGCTCTGCGCTACTTGGATGTTTGCTGGGAGAAAGAAGAGATAGATGAAG AGAAGAGCACAGCACTACGGAAGACCAAGTCCATAATACTCACGAATAGCTCT GCATGCAAAATGAAGTTGGGAGATTTGACGGGTGCTTTGCTGGATGCGGATTTTGCACTGCGTGAAACGGATGGGAATGCTAAGGCTTTTTTCCGACAAGGACAG GCACACATGGCACTTAATGACATTGATGCAGCCGTGGAAAGCTTCCAGAATGCGTTGGACTTGGAGCCGAGTGATG GAGGAATCAAACGAGAGCTGGCTGCTGCAAAGAAGAGG GTTGCCAACAGATTAGATAAGGAGCGAAAGTCATTTGCTAGGATGTTCCAATCTTCAGGAAAATCAGATGAGAACAACAAA GAGGACAACTGA
- the LOC124674275 gene encoding blue copper protein 1b-like, with product MEARGRAMAAAAVLVLLVLVPEACRAERFIVGDAARWTWGYNYTDWVVKKGPFFQNDSLVFRYDPPNATTHAHSVYMMKNLADYQSCNLNASKLVADVMQGAGSGFEFILKKRKMHYFVCGERGGIHCNAGQMKFIVKPKSSVCRD from the exons ATGGAGGCGAGGGGTAGAGCCATGGCTGCCGCCGCGGTTCTCGTGCTGCTGGTTCTCGTCCCGGAGGCATGCCGGGCGGAGCGGTTCATTGTCGGCGACGCGGCCCGGTGGACATGGGGCTACAACTATACCGACTGGGTCGTCAAGAAGGGACCCTTCTTCCAGAACGACAGCCTCG TGTTCAGGTACGATCCGCCGAATGCGACGACGCACGCGCACAGCGTGTACATGATGAAGAACTTGGCGGACTACCAGTCGTGCAACCTCAACGCGTCCAAGCTGGTGGCCGACGTGATGCAGGGCGCCGGGTCCGGCTTTGAGTTCATCCTCAAGAAGCGTAAGATGCACTACTTCGTctgcggcgagcgcggcggcatCCACTGCAACGCTGGCCAGATGAAGTTCATCGTCAAGCCCAAGAGCTCAGTCTGCCGCGACTGA
- the LOC124708812 gene encoding pentatricopeptide repeat-containing protein At5g18475-like, which translates to MVKSDVYPLAVVILQMLTGGRRRWGSPPRSRRGGCAGRRRQRLLGHAGHGGIDETPALPPPAMKPPPLPASAKARPLPWISPLQYRSPTRAAPPPPPPPPSSPPPRHVDHPDLARLIASSQSGQRALDLFNAAAEQRGFSHTAATFSALLIRLARARLPSAAAAVLRRAASAPCRFLEPHFLPLLRLLPPDHALTLLRLMPSLLRRTRVSHKALAVCLDRLVSSRCPGVLADLIADLRDPRNRYLPAPNTCVYNILIKHYVKSGDSETAFRVLDEMRQYACGDVRPDLVTYSTLIGGLSRAGKMKEAFELFEEMIEKDHIVPDQLTYNVIIDGFCRLGQVEKARTMFGFMRKNDCEPNAFNYATLINGHCRKGDVGNAKLVFEEMRTAGVEPDAVSYTALIGCLCRHGSVDEGIDLVMEMRGKGCKADVVTYNLLIEGLCKDGRMVETMDLLGRVPLEGVQLNVASYRIVMNSLCSRGEMEKAVGLLGLMLGRGFRPHYAASNTLLIGLCDVGRVADATVALYGLAKVGFMPEASCWEKLIEAVCRDRKLRRSVELLDVLITEG; encoded by the coding sequence ACGGCGGAATCGACGAGACTCCCGCCCTTCCACCGCCGGCCATGAAACCTCCGCCGCTGCCCGCGTCCGCCAAAGCCCGACCTCTCCCGTGGATCTCGCCACTCCAATACCGCAGCCCcacccgcgccgcgccgcccccgccccctccgccgccctcctcgccgccgccgcgccacgtCGACCACCCGGACCTGGCGCGCCTCATCGCCTCCTCCCAGTCCGGGCAGCGCGCGCTCGACCTCTTCAACGCGGCCGCGGAGCAGCGCGGCTTCTCGCACACCGCGGCCACCTTCTCCGCGCTGCTCATCCGCCTCGCGCGCGCGCGCctcccgtccgccgccgccgccgtcctccgccgcgcGGCCTCCGCGCCCTGCCGCTTCCTCGAGCCGCACTTCctgccgctcctccgcctcctgcCACCCGACCACGCGCTCACGCTCCTCCGCCTCATGCCCTCGCTGCTCCGCCGCACCCGCGTCTCGCACAAGGCCCTCGCCGTCTGCCTCGACCGCCTCGTCTCCTCCCGCTGCCCGGGCGTCCTCGCCGACCTCATCGCCGACCTGCGCGACCCCAGGAACAGGTACCTCCCCGCCCCCAACACCTGCGTCTACAACATCCTCATCAAGCACTACGTCAAGAGCGGCGACTCCGAGACCGCCTTCagggtgctcgacgaaatgcgtcAGTACGCTTGCGGCGACGTGAGGCCAGACCTGGTCACCTACTCGACCTTGATAGGTGGGCTGTCTCGTGCGGGCAAGATGAAGGAAGCGTTTGAACTgttcgaggagatgatcgagaaagACCACATCGTGCCGGACCAGCTGACGTACAACGTGATCATCGACGGATTCTGCAGGCTGGGGCAGGTGGAGAAGGCGCGGACCATGTTCGGATTTATGAGGAAGAATGACTGCGAGCCAAACGCTTTCAACTACGCCACTCTTATAAATGGGCATTGTAGGAAAGGGGATGTGGGAAATGCGAAGCTGGTGTTTGAGGAGATGAGGACTGCTGGGGTGGAGCCAGACGCCGTCAGCTACACGGCGCTGATCGGGtgcctttgtagacatgggagtgtTGATGAGGGGATCGATCTTGTGATGGAGATGAGGGGGAAGGGATGTAAGGCTGATGTAGTCACATACAATTTGCTGATCGAGGGGCTGTGCAAGGATGGGCGGATGGTGGAAACCATGGACTTGCTCGGGAGAGTGCCACTGGAAGGGGTTCAACTGAACGTCGCAAGCTATCGGATTGTGATGAATAGTCTGTGCTCACGTGGAGAGATGGAGAAGGCCGTTGGCTTGCTCGGACTGATGCTCGGACGAGGATTTCGACCACACTATGCAGCCTCAAACACCCTGTTGATTGGTCTGTGTGATGTTGGCCGTGTAGCGGATGCCACGGTCGCATTGTATGGATTGGCCAAAGTTGGATTCATGCCAGAGGCTAGTTGTTGGGAAAAGCTGATCGAGGCTGTGTGCCGGGACAGAAAGCTTAGGAGATCTGTTGAGCTTCTGGATGTCTTGATTACAGAAGGGTAA